The sequence aacatcTACGGTGAGACTCTACGTTCTCCCCAAAAGAAGAGAACCAAGCCGTCTttccctgctcccagccccagtGATGTGTTGGCGAGAGGCCACCTCCCTTCCCGACCAGGAGCCAGGGCCTCTGGGGGACAAGCCTTGTGGGCAGCCCAGGCCGGAGGGGCCGGGGAAAGCTGAGGGCAAAGGAGAACTCCCCTCACCTCATTGGTCCCCCAGGATCAAAAGTAATCCCAAAACCAAAAGGAAAGAGAGTCTCAGACCCTTCCCCCAGCTGCCGATGGAGAGTCTCATTTTGGCAAGTATCcgagcaaaaccaaaacaaaacaaaaaccaaataaaatggtGGTTTAGCAGAGACGCGCACATTCACATTGCACAAGGCACTGCTGGGGCACAGAGGCCAGATACAAGTGTTGATATCGGCTGATAAAGCAAAATATTTGGAAAGCTTGTCATAACTCCGGTCCCTCTGGGATGGACTGATCGTGCTTCGTGTTCCTAGGCAATGCTGAAGGCATACAGTACAAACAAGGCTGAGGGTCCCAGTGGCCCTTCACCCCCCAAGCCCGCCCACGGCCAGATCTCTAGGTCTCCATCTCCCACCAGGGGTATACATCCTCAGAGCTGACTCACGACCTAGCTTTCTGGTCTAACTCGTGGTGGGGGCTCCCACTGGTCACCTGGTGACTCCCATCTCAGTGAGTTCCGCCCCAAGGGAAAGCCCAGCCTATagcaggctggggtggggtgtgtgcggagggaggtgggagaggcgTGGAACTAGACCCTTCACCTTCATGTAGAACTAGGGGAACAACCTTAGGTTTCAAGCCCCAAGTCCCTATGTTTCCCCCCATTTCTAAGGACAGGCGCGGAGGAGCGGCTGGGGCCGGTTGGCTTGTCgggatctcagctccctgagcCCTCCTCCTGCCACGGGcctgctcccctcctcctctcatGGGGGCCTGCTGCAGCCTCGGGAAGGAGGCAGGAAACCTCCAAATAAAATGACAAGGCACGATTTGCTCCCCCTACTCGGTAGGCATCGGAGCGGTGAGTTTGCATTTCCAAGGCACAAGGTTATCCTTAATACTAAAGTTGCCGGGCTCCCAGCTCAGCCCCAAGAATTCTCCCCTCCTTGCAGGGAGAAGTCACCGCCTGGCCCCCTCATCTCAGACGCACCAAGTCCGGCGCAGAAGAAGGGAGGGGACACGCGGAGCAGGCCAGGCTTTCGGGAGGCACCGGAATCTCCTAGTCCTGGCTCGCATGGCTCGGGCAAGCCTCGAGATCCGGCGACCCCAAACCACCCCTGGGTCCCCGCCGGAGGCTGGCCCAGGGCGGTCCCTCAGCCGCGCGCCTCACGCGCAGTTGCCCATGGCCTTGACCAAGGAGCTCTCTGGCAGCTGGCGGAAGATGCCCCGCAGCGTGTCCAGTTCGCGGCTCAGCTGTTCCACCCGCTTGCGCAGGCGGTCATTGTCACTGGTCAGCTCCAGCACCTTCTGCTGCGTCTCCACGTTGCGCTGCTTGGCCTTGTCGCGGCTCTTGCGCACCGCGATGTTGTTGCGCTCGCGCCGCACCCGGTACTCGTTGCTGTTCTTGTCCACCGACTTCTTGGCCTTGCCCGTGCCGCCGCCGCCACTCGCGCGGAGGTCGGGGTGCGCGGCGCCCAGCCCCTTGAGCGCGCCGCCGGGGCCCGGCAGGCCGGCGGCGCCGAGCGCGGGCGCGGGGTGCGGGCTGGGCACGGGCGTGGGTGGCGGCGTAGGGTGACCGGGCTGCAGGTGCATGGTGGTCTGGCCGCAGTGCGCTATCTGGAACTGCAGGTGCGGGGCGGCCAGGTGCGCTGGCGGCGGGTGCGGGTGTgagggcggcggcggcggcggcggctggtAAGGGAAGAGGCCGGCCAGCGCCAGCTGCTTGGCTTCATCCTCCTCGCGGGGCTCCTGCTTGATCACCAGCGGCCGCAGCGCCGGCGCCCCGACGCGCTCGTACAGGGGCTCCAGCCTGCCGTCCAGGTAGCCGGCGGCCGCGCAGCCGTAGCCGGGCGGGGGCCCGTGCGCTCCCCCGGGCATGACGGCGCCCCCGGGGCCCGCGGGCGCGCCCGGGTAGTCaaagtcgccgccgccgccgccgccgccgcccgcgggGCCCGCGGCCGCCTTGGCCTTCTCCTGCTGCCGGCTGTGCTGGAACAGGTCGGCCAGGAACTCGTCGTTGAAGGCGGCCGGGTCGATGTAGGCGCTGATGTCGATGGACGTCTCGTGCTCGCAGATGCCGCCCAGCGGCTCCGGGGCGGCAGGTGGGGCGGGAGGCTGCGCGGGGCCCGCGCCGCGGGGAAAGCCGAAGGCGGCGCTGCTGGGCGCGTGCGGGGGACTCTGCAGGTGGCTGCTCATCGGGGGCCGCGGCTCCGCCTCGTAGAAGTCGGCCGACTCCATGGGGGAGCTAGAGTTCTCCCGGCATGGCGAGCCTCGGCGGCCTCCAGCCTGCGCGGGGCGTCGCCGCCGCCCACCCGGAGACCCGACTCGCCCGCGCCCGCGCAGCTCCGGGTCGCGAATGGCCCGGCCCGCGCCGGCCCAGCTTTTATACCCCGCGGCCGCGTCGCCCCCTAGAGTCCGAGGCGGCCTCTGTCcccgggcggcggcggcgcggcgcCCGCTGGGTCCTAGCGCGCGGCCGGGATGGAGCGGCGAACAAGCGGGGCCCAGGGCTGCGCTCCTCAGGCAGGCCGCGGCGCAACGCCCACCGCCTCCTGCGCGACCAGCAGAGCCGCGGCGCTCGCTCCAAGCTCCGCCCCCGGCCCAGCTGTCGCCCCTGCGCCCTCGTGGTTGGTGGCGGGGGCCCCCTCCTCCCGCCTCCCCTAGGCACCCACATTCTGCCACGGCTGGGAGCCCAGGAGTATCCCGAGGCTGCATGGGGTAGGGGTGGGTGGCGGAGGGGAGTCTTGGTCTTGAGCTGCTGTGGCTCGGACTCTCTTTCAAAGCCAGAACCAGGCCTGTCCGGGACCCGCGTCCCGGGGAGGCTGCGGCGCAGAGCGGCGGGGCGGGCAGGGGCCGGTGGGGGGCCGTTTGGGACGCGCGGAGAGACCCGGAGCGCGGTGGCTCTGCGTCTCCTAGCTCTGATCTCCAGGCTACCCCTGTGATTCCGCGCAGAGGCACCTCTCGGAGGACGGTGGAATCCCACGGGCGGCGCCGCGCGGGGCGCTAGGACCCCGCGGGGAGCGGAGGCGGCCTCGGCCCGGGAGCCTGAAGGACCTGGCCGGTGGATCCGCCCGGGCTGGAAAACTTTCTTTATAATTACTTCTCCAGGCCGGAGCGCGCGACTTGCTAGGCGCGCGGGACAGGCGTTGTTACCCAGCGTGGAGTCGccgattttttttcctgagggaCCGGCGGGCTCCGGGAATAGCCGAGCTGGACGCCGGGGCGACCATGGGGAGGGGCGCACCGAGGGAGGAGACAAACTTGACTCTGGGGCCGGGATCCCGAGGCGGGGGCCGCAGTCCGCGAGGCCCGAAGCCACCgcttcctccccccaccccccattcAGGTGGGCGCCAACGGCCGGAGCGAGGGTGTCCAGGCCGCCGGGGCCGCCAGGTCCGAGCACCCACAGGAAGAACTCTGCCCGGTAGTTCGCTGGGCGCTGTGATCCCCGGGATCCTGGGGACCGAGGCGGCTGGGCCCTGGGGCCCCTTGAGTGTGGCACGCTAACGCTTTCACCGCGGCGGGGGAAGGAGCTTGCTACCGAGACCCCCGGCCACGTGCGTCCCTCGCATTCTTTACCGCGGCCGGGGTGGGGGCTGCGGACTGTCAGCTGGGCCCAGATGGGGTCTTGGGGGCCCTCAAGtgtctcctgcccctgcctgcgCCGCCTTTCGCCACTGGCTCTGAGGCCTGACGCAGTCTGGGTCCTGGCTAGAGGCGCGCTTGCCTCCAGGTGAGGGAAGACCCCCTTCAGCTGTAGGAGGACCTGTGGCCTTCTTGAAGACCTGGCAAGGCGCCACGACCCGCCCAGGAGCCCCTGAGGGGGCGCAGCTAAAAACACCGCTGGAGAGCCCTGAGCTTCCACGACGATCGCAGTAAAGAAGCGGTTTCTTCTGGGCAATGCACACTGCGCTTTAATCAagttcctattcaacatagtcccAGTGATTAATAGCCCAACTGCTTCGTTTTCGGTCCAGAGCTCATAAACAAGATATTTTTAGCTTGACGCTTTTGGACGGGAGGGAGTAAAAACCAGATACGTTAAATAAATAACCCGATGTGAGCCGAAGAGCTGCTTGTTGAGCCAAATGCAGGACCCATTCATATACCATCCACCTGTGGAGGGAGACCTGGACGGAAATCAAAAAACACCCAGAGCGATTTGCATGTTTTTCTGCAGTGCTAAAACTAATGGCTTTTCCTAGCTAGGAACAAAGAAACGCCTCTATACATGCACGGTTCCCGGCCTGTGGAGTTGTGGGACGAAGGCGATGTCTGGCCTTTTTTGCACAGCTGCTGTTGCCTGCCCGGAGATCGGGAACTCTGCTGGGTAGGACTGGAAGAAACCTCAGTAATGGGAATAAGACTTGGTCCAATAGCGGGCTGATGAATGTGTGGGGGCGACAGTGGCAAGGAGTGGGGCTCCCGGCCTGGGGGTCTCCAACCCTAGGGGCCACAGGTCCTCCTACAATTGAACCAGAATTCGCCCACCCGAGCCTGCCCTGTGCAGGGTGCCAAGAGCCCAGTGATGCGTGAGAAGGTGGCTTGTGCCTCTGGGAACTGGGACAGTGGGAGAGACTCATAAGTTGTCACACAGAGGCtgctgggaggaaggaggagacagAAGGAGTAGGGGATgggacttcattcattcatcaaatgcACAGGAGGCACAAATGGGAATCAAGGGTGGATGTGCTATGATGAAGAGACTTCCCGCCCTGAACAAGGTGGCGCTGTGGAGGAGGCAGAGATCAGATTTGTCTGGGGAGgtgttatggactgaactgtgtccctGCCctaaattcctatgttgaaggcCTAACCCCCtccatgtgactgtatttggagataaggcttTTAGGAAGTCATTAAAGTGAGATGATGTCATATGGGTAGGGTCCTAATTTGATAGGATTGGTGGCCTTATCAGAAGAACAATGTCATGGGCGCGCACAGAAAggaggtggctgtctgcaagagGGGAAGAGGCCCCTCGGCAGAACCTGACGGTGCTGGCAACTTGGCCTTGGCCTTGGgcatccagcctccagaaccgtgagaaataaatgtttatggtaGGCCTATGATGGCAGCCTGTGTGGACTGAACCGGGGGGTGAGACAGGGCTTCATGCAGGAGCAGACCTTTGAGCTGGGCCTTGAAGGTTGAGCAGGAATTTGCTGGAAGGATAAGGAGGGAAGGCTCTTCTACGAGGAGGGAATGGTAAGTGCAAAGGTGGAGAGCCTGTGAGTGCATGTGTTCTGGTAACAAAGGACGAGATGTTTGGCAGGCTGGAgagtggggtgagggaggaggggcctAGATAAGGCTGGATCCACAGACCGGGCTGGGCTGATGGCCAAGGCCACTGCAGGTGAAGGAGGAACCCTTATCTCCCAGGCTTTTGACCTCCAGTTTTTAGCAGGGGAGCTTCATCGTCCAATTTGGGTTCCTGAGAAGCTACTCCGGCCAAGACAGAGAGGGGGTGTTGACCAGATGGGAAGGATGGAGACTTGAGGCCCCAGTATGGAGCAGGCAGGGTAGATTTGAACAAGATGTCAGGACTTGGGGGGCTGAATGCCAGGCTTCTGGCTGGGATTACTACCCCCTGACATATGTAATGCCCAGGAAATTGGAGGCCCCTCTCCAAGCCCCCAGGAGGCAATTGGGGACTCATTCCAGGATACTCACCTGCCTGCTTTGTGGTTTTGGAGGAGAGGACCTTGGAGCAGTTGCTAAGATCCATCTACCGTGTTCTGGTTTTTCCTTGGAAGCCTAAGAGTGTACCTTGGGATGAGGAGGAAATGGTTTTGAGGGCAAGTGGTAGGTCTCTGGCTAGGCCCGGCTGGGTGCTCAAAGGACAAGGGGTATCTAGGGCACTAGGTAGAAGTGTCCTGCCCAAGCCCTAAAGCAGGAAATTAGCTGGGGAGTTGGAGTGAGACCCTGGGGTCGATGGAGCCACTTTCCATGGGAGATTCCCACGGGGTAAGGGAGGGGCGGGCTGATGCCTGACAGTCTCATAGACAGTCGGCTTGTGGCCGGAGAAGTGGGAGCAAAGGAGAAATCACCTCTAATTGAGAGAAGTGGCTCTGGCTCGTGTGCAATTGAGACAAAGCCAGTCATTAAGAGCAGCTTGTAAATTCTTCTGTCACCACCTTTAAGGTCCTTCTTCCTGAGGCTGTAGATGGGAGTGTATACAGGCCGGGTGTAGGGGGGTGAGCGTGAGTCCCCGGGAAACGGAGGTCCTGAGTTTTGGGTGCTCCAGGATGAAGCCTGGTTCTGGAGACAATTGCAGCACTAACCGTTTTGAGAAGACAAACAGAGCCctagaattgttttattttactttggttTAACCTTCCTAATGCAAGGCCCATGAGAGAATTAGTACATAAGTTTGGAAATCAATCAAATTCTGAAGAGCAAAAACGGAACTAACCCTTCCTATGTAGTTTTCTGACTTTATCTGAAGCTGAAGTGTGTGTGTAAGATTGGTCGCTCCAAACAGGACCAATTCAGATAAGATAAAAGTCCAAAACTATGATTTCAGGCTCAGCTGAGCTCTGGCTAGGGGCACAAATGTCTAATATGGTCTATCTAATTATGTTTCAGTGATTCAGTAAGATACTCTCAAAGGCCTTCCTCAAAttagacaaacaaaacaaaacaaaaaacactagtTACTTTTTGTTACAAATGGATTCACAAATGAGTTTTATACTGATTCGTTTTAGGCTTTAGATCTTGACACGTAAAGCGTATGAACTCAATGTATAATCAACCCAAAGtctagtgtttctttttctttcttcttcttcttctttttttttttttttttttttttttgagacagggtctcactctgttgcccatgctggagagcagtggttggatctcagctcaatgcaacctctacctccgaagctcaagtgatccttccacattggcttcccaaagtgctgggatttacaggtgtaagccattgtgcctggcctagtgTTTTTTATCAACAGGCATCCAGCTCTACCCACGAGATTACTCATCCTGTCTCCCCAggaggctttgtgtccccacccaaatgtcacctTGAATTATgatccctataatccccacaatccccgtgtgtcaagggagagaccaggtggaggtaactgaatcatgggagcagtttccccccaagttgttctcatgatagtgagtgagttctcatgggatcggatggtttcataaggggctcttccctcttctctcggcccttctccttcctgctgccttgtgaagaaggtgcctttctcttcccctttgtcttctgccatgattgtaagtttcctgaggcctcccccgccatgctgaactgtgagtcaattaaacctcttttcttcataaattacccagcctcaggcagttctttatagcagtatgagaaaggactaatacattttgtttattttatttgcttacaaCTGCTAGCAGGTAAGCAGTAGCTGGCACTAAacattctagaaaaagaaaattgagtcaaaattataaaatcagggtcgggcacagtggttcatgcctgtaatggcaacactttgggaggccaaagtaggaagATGTctggagtccaggaatttgagactagcctgagcaatatagtgagaccccgtctatttaaaaaatgaaaaaaattagccgggtatggtgatgcgagcctgtagtcccagctactcggggggctaaggaaggagaattgcttgaatctgggagtttgaggcttaggtgagctatgatggcaccactgcactccatcctgggtgacagagcaagatcctgtctctaagaaaataatttctcaaaaagattaaaaattcagaaggttctatctattaattttgtttagcAAATTGGGAAAAGCCCTTCATTCTATTTTGGTGGAAAACTTCTTTGGTAAAATGGTGGGTCCTCAAACTCCACATCTAGCATTTGCAGAGCACTGCAGAAGGCAAGCATTGGATGTGGCAGGTCGCCTGTGCTTCTTGAGATCTGAGACGAGAGTACAAATGGCAGCCCCCATAGCATCTGTTTAAATATGAAAAGTTACCAATCAAACTGAGAAActgttaaagaaaatatgttctaCCTTCTTGTCTTAACACATGCATCTTTATCGTGTCCTAGAAGACCAGATAGAATCTGGTTTGGGAACATGGTGGTGTGGGGATACCCAGCCACACCTATTCTCTTCCCATCCCATCCTCTATTCCATTCCCAGCCAGAAAGGTCCTGAGTCAGGGGTGTAGATTCGCAGCACAGGGTGCAAATGCTGCCTATGCCCCTTGAAAAATACCACACTCTCTTCCTTCCCACATCCTGGGGCTTGGGGGCCTGGTGAAGAGGCCCACGCAGGCCCAGGCAGCTGGCCCTGGGCTGCTAGGGCAGGAAATTCCTTGGCCTGTGGGCAGGAGCAGCCAGAGTGGGGCTAGTGGGCACCCTCTCCTGTGAGGGTCCAGCACGGGGGCCCTCCTGCCTGAGTCTAAGGGTGGGAGTAGGCTGGCACTTACAGGGCAAGCAGGAGAGCAGGGACTCCGCTGGTCCTAGCCTTGTCTGGGGGCCCCTGACCCTGCTTCTGTAGAAGGATATGACAGTTGGCAATAATTCCACACCTGTGTCGCcagttcttcctttccctccaccTCACTGCGTACATCctgcttcttcccttccctccacctCACCATGCACATCCTACTTCCAACCCCGGGGCTTTCTCACCTGGACCACTGCACCAGCCTCTGACTGGCCTCCCTGTGACtttccctgccaccatgcccccaACTCTCTCCACAAAGTAGCCCGAGTTATCCCTTAAACATGcactcagcctgtaatcccagtgctttgcaaggccgagataggaggatcactcgGGGTCacgggttggagaccagcctgggcaacatagcaagacctccatctctacaaaagaaatttttcctttttttaaaccaaagcaaaacatgcactcagatcatgccactcacCAACGTAAACCCTCCCATCACCACCCACTGCGTGTGGGAGAAAACCCACGTGCATCCAGCTGGCCACAGACCCTGCCTAAATTGGCACTCATCTCTGCTCATGCCCCATCCACTTCTTGACTCCCTAGTCAGCTTTGCCAAGCAGAGCGTCTCCCAGCCGCAAGGCGCTGCGTTTTGCACTTTTGACtccctggaatgttcttcccagGTTGGCATGACTCCTTCCTTCCTGTCGTTTGAGAAGGCGTTCTCAGCCTCCTCGCAGGGACGAGCTGCACACTCATCACCCCTCCCCCATTGTTCCTTAGGCCactg comes from Macaca fascicularis isolate 582-1 chromosome 19, T2T-MFA8v1.1 and encodes:
- the CEBPA gene encoding CCAAT/enhancer-binding protein alpha gives rise to the protein MESADFYEAEPRPPMSSHLQSPPHAPSSAAFGFPRGAGPAQPPAPPAAPEPLGGICEHETSIDISAYIDPAAFNDEFLADLFQHSRQQEKAKAAAGPAGGGGGGGGDFDYPGAPAGPGGAVMPGGAHGPPPGYGCAAAGYLDGRLEPLYERVGAPALRPLVIKQEPREEDEAKQLALAGLFPYQPPPPPPPSHPHPPPAHLAAPHLQFQIAHCGQTTMHLQPGHPTPPPTPVPSPHPAPALGAAGLPGPGGALKGLGAAHPDLRASGGGGTGKAKKSVDKNSNEYRVRRERNNIAVRKSRDKAKQRNVETQQKVLELTSDNDRLRKRVEQLSRELDTLRGIFRQLPESSLVKAMGNCA